TTTCCTCGCTGCAGCTGGGCCTGTCCCTGATCTGGACCGAAGCCCGCCACCGCGGCATCCCGCTGGAACAGGTCGTATCCTGGATGGCCGAGAAGCCCGCCGCCTTGGCCCGCCTGCACAACAAGGGCCAGCTCGCCCTCGGCTACGACGCCGACTTCTCCATCTTCGCGCCGGACGAAGCCTTCGTTGTGGACGTCACCAAGCTCAAGCACAAGAACCCGATCACGCCCTACGACGGCCGCCCACTGGCCGGCGTCGTCCGCAAGACGTACCTGCGCGGCACCCCGATCGACGGCCAGAACCCCGGCGGCAAGCTGCTCCGCCGCGGCAACGTTTAGGGTCCACCGCCATGGCAGTCAGTGCCTACGGGCCGCCGCCCACACGTCCCGTCCGGGGCGTTACGGGCCGGCGACCGGGAGTGAGCGCACAGCCCGGCCTAAGTGCGCGGGGCCTCGCGCTCTGGGTCAACCCGGCCGAGGGCGACGAGATGGATCCAGCAGTCTGGGAACGGGCAGCACGCCTTGTGCTGGCCCGCGCCATGAAACTTGCCCCGGAGGCGGAAGTCCGCATCTGGCCCGCCATCGGGGCAGAACACTCCGGCGTCGGCGATACTTCCTGGGGCGGCACTCCGCAGGAAGCCGCCGACGCCGGTAACCACCCTTCCCTGTCCCTCGCCGAGGCTCTCGCAGACGGAAATTCCCCCTCCAACGGACGAATCACCTCCGTACGCGAGGATGATATGTCCGTTGGCGGGGGCCAGACCATAAGCGGCGGCAGCACCGCCGTCGAGCCCGTCATGTTGGCCGGGCGTCGTAGTCAACTTGCAATCGACCTCGCCGCTGAAGTAGTGCTGCTCGACGGCGAGCCGGTTGCCTTTACTGGCATGGAATACAAGCTGTTGCGCTACCTCGTGGTGAACTGCTCGCGCGCCATTAGTCGTGAAGAATTGCAACGTTTTCTGGAGTCATTTGATCTCCCCGGCGCGGCATTTCGCTCCATTGACGTTTATGTTGGAAGGGTGCGGCGGAAG
This genomic stretch from Micrococcaceae bacterium Sec5.1 harbors:
- a CDS encoding winged helix-turn-helix domain-containing protein, with protein sequence MAVSAYGPPPTRPVRGVTGRRPGVSAQPGLSARGLALWVNPAEGDEMDPAVWERAARLVLARAMKLAPEAEVRIWPAIGAEHSGVGDTSWGGTPQEAADAGNHPSLSLAEALADGNSPSNGRITSVREDDMSVGGGQTISGGSTAVEPVMLAGRRSQLAIDLAAEVVLLDGEPVAFTGMEYKLLRYLVVNCSRAISREELQRFLESFDLPGAAFRSIDVYVGRVRRKLGSARHTVATVRGGGYQFVPGPYATVRGPAEYSI